From one Takifugu rubripes unplaced genomic scaffold, fTakRub1.2, whole genome shotgun sequence genomic stretch:
- the LOC115248719 gene encoding ras-related protein Rab-19-like isoform X1: MTTEASEGVGREREGGREPEIQSSVHSVVTSHCDTNTCGLSCSFSLNVKRAPEMQWCKWAGGWSSHLSRQSAAPEVEDSFDFLFKIILVGDSNVGKTCVVQSFKSGIFMEKQQNTIGVDFTVRTLDIDGKKVKMQVWDTAGQERFRTITQSYYRSAHGAMVAYDITRRPTFESVSHWIREVEHYGAASVVLILIGNKSDLQAQRQVLFEDACTLAENNGALAVLETSAKEAQNVEAAFTLMARELLARNGTNMAEEFLRDSPQLMLSNSSHSILGTGASDKKCGC, from the exons ATGACGACAGAAGCAAGTGAGGGggtgggcagagagagagagggagggagggagcctgAGATTCAGAGCAGTGTTCATTCTGTGGTCACATCCCACTGTGATACAAATACATGCGGCTTGAG ctgctctttcagcCTCAACGTCAAAAGAGCGCCAGAGATGCAGTGGTGCAAGTGGGCAGGCGGCTGGAGCTCACACCTCTCCAGGCAG TCGGCAGCTCCGGAGGTCGAGGACTCTTTCGATTTTCTATTCAAAATCATCTTGGTCGGGGACTCGAATGTGGGGAAGACCTGCGTGGTCCAGAGCTTCAAGTCTGGCATATTCATGGAGAAACAGCAGAACACGATTGGGGTGGATTTCACTGTTCGTACTCTTGACATCGATGGCAAAAAGGTGAAG ATGCAAGTGTGGGACACAGCGGGGCAGGAGCGATTCCGCACCATCACTCAGAGCTACTACCGCAGCGCCCACGGGGCCATGGTGGCCTACGACATCACACGTCGCCCGACGTTTGAGTCCGTTTCCCACTGGATCAGGGAGGTAGAACATTATGGAGCTGCCAGTGTGGTGCTGATCCTCATTG GTAATAAGTCAGACCTCCAGGCTCAGAGGCAAGTGTTGTTCGAAGACGCCTGCACACTGGCAGAAAACAACGGCGCTCTGGCTGTCCTCGAAACCTCAGCCAAGGAGGCTCAAAATGTGGAGGCAGCCTTCACCCTCATGGCCCGGGAACTGCTGGCACGCAACGGCACGAATATGGCGGAGGAGTTCCTCCGAGACTCCCCTCAGCTGATGCTGAGCAACAGCTCCCACTCCATCCTGGGCACCGGGGCCTCGGATAAGAAGTGCGGATGCTGA
- the LOC115248719 gene encoding ras-related protein Rab-19-like isoform X2, translated as MTTEASEGVGREREGGREPEIQSSVHSVVTSHCDTNTCGLSCSFSLNVKRAPEMQWCKWAGGWSSHLSRQSAAPEVEDSFDFLFKIILVGDSNVGKTCVVQSFKSGIFMEKQQNTIGVDFTVRTLDIDGKKMQVWDTAGQERFRTITQSYYRSAHGAMVAYDITRRPTFESVSHWIREVEHYGAASVVLILIGNKSDLQAQRQVLFEDACTLAENNGALAVLETSAKEAQNVEAAFTLMARELLARNGTNMAEEFLRDSPQLMLSNSSHSILGTGASDKKCGC; from the exons ATGACGACAGAAGCAAGTGAGGGggtgggcagagagagagagggagggagggagcctgAGATTCAGAGCAGTGTTCATTCTGTGGTCACATCCCACTGTGATACAAATACATGCGGCTTGAG ctgctctttcagcCTCAACGTCAAAAGAGCGCCAGAGATGCAGTGGTGCAAGTGGGCAGGCGGCTGGAGCTCACACCTCTCCAGGCAG TCGGCAGCTCCGGAGGTCGAGGACTCTTTCGATTTTCTATTCAAAATCATCTTGGTCGGGGACTCGAATGTGGGGAAGACCTGCGTGGTCCAGAGCTTCAAGTCTGGCATATTCATGGAGAAACAGCAGAACACGATTGGGGTGGATTTCACTGTTCGTACTCTTGACATCGATGGCAAAAAG ATGCAAGTGTGGGACACAGCGGGGCAGGAGCGATTCCGCACCATCACTCAGAGCTACTACCGCAGCGCCCACGGGGCCATGGTGGCCTACGACATCACACGTCGCCCGACGTTTGAGTCCGTTTCCCACTGGATCAGGGAGGTAGAACATTATGGAGCTGCCAGTGTGGTGCTGATCCTCATTG GTAATAAGTCAGACCTCCAGGCTCAGAGGCAAGTGTTGTTCGAAGACGCCTGCACACTGGCAGAAAACAACGGCGCTCTGGCTGTCCTCGAAACCTCAGCCAAGGAGGCTCAAAATGTGGAGGCAGCCTTCACCCTCATGGCCCGGGAACTGCTGGCACGCAACGGCACGAATATGGCGGAGGAGTTCCTCCGAGACTCCCCTCAGCTGATGCTGAGCAACAGCTCCCACTCCATCCTGGGCACCGGGGCCTCGGATAAGAAGTGCGGATGCTGA
- the LOC101077108 gene encoding haloacid dehalogenase-like hydrolase domain-containing 5, with protein MQRLRRWKTGWQLVKSSCEAAAKPLIAPLWSSRNYSPGPNSFGLLFDIDGVLVRGRTPIPAAKQCFRNLVDRNGKYKVPVVFVTNAGNCMRQAKAEHLSHLLDVEVSPDQVMLSHSPLRMFTQFHKMCVLVSGQGPVEEVAHNLGFQDVVTIDMLREAYPVLDVVDHNRRPKDSIPPTKGLRPIEAVILFGEPIRWETNLQLITDVLMTNGNPDNTWNAARYPHIPVLACNMDLLWMAEARNPRFGHGMFLVCLENLYKKVTGHELRYEALIGKPSVVTYNYAELLVRQQAESLGWTTPVKRLYAIGDNPMADIYGANFYNRYLHTSHSTKAQMQAKSGERGADSEADAVDGGPSATSADGAEVARPESCRSILVCTGVYSRDQEELPSDPSQTVTEQRIFHGHRDFSFDPSLTQPSFVVQDVKEAVELVFQEEGWPLD; from the exons ATGCAGAGATTGAGACGTTGGAAAACTGGGTGGCAGCTGGTGAAATCAAGCTGTGAAGCTGCAGCAAAACCGCTCATTGCGCCGCTATGGAGCTCACGAAATTATAGCCCT GGCCCCAACTCCTTTGGTCTCCTCTTTGACATTGATGGTGTGCTGGTTCGGGGCCGCACCCCCATCCCTGCAGCCAAGCAGTGTTTTAGAAACTTGGTGGACCGTAATGGGAAATACAAGGTCCCCGTGGTGTTTGTCACCAATGCTGGGAACTGCATGAGGCAGGCCAAAGCGGAGCATTTGTCACATCTGCTCGATGTGGAG GTGTCTCCAGACCAGGTGATGCTGTCCCACAGTCCTTTGCGTATGTTCACCCAGTTccataaaatgtgtgtgttggtgtcagGACAGGGTCCTGTGGAGGAGGTCGCTCACAA TCTGGGCTTCCAGGATGTTGTCACTATAGATATGCTCAGAGAAGCATATCCAGTACTGGATGTTGTAGATCACAACAGGAGGCCCAAAGATAGT ATACCACCCACAAAGGGCTTACGGCCAATAGAGG CTGTTATCTTGTTCGGGGAGCCAATCAGATGGGAGACAAACCTCCAGCTCATTACTGATGTGCTAATGACAAATGGGAACCCAGACAATACTTGGAACGCAGCGCGGTACCCTCATATTCCCGTCCTGGCCTGTAACATGGACCTGCTGTGGATGGCAGAGGCGAGGAATCCCAG GTTTGGACATGGGATGTTCCTAGTGTGCTTAGAGAATCTTTACAAGAAGGTGACCGGCCACGAGTTAAGGTACGAGGCTCTGATCGGTAAACCCAGTGTGGTGACCTACAACTACGCAGAGCTGCTGGTCAGACAGCAGGCTGAGAGTCTGGGCTGGACCACTCCTGTGAAAAGGCTCTACGCTATCGG TGATAACCCCATGGCTGACATTTACGGAGCCAACTTCTACAATCGCTATCTCCACACATCCCATAGTACCAAGGCCCAGATGCAGGCGAAGAGTGGCGAGAGGGGTGCAGATTCTGAGGCAGACGCCGTTGATGGCGGCCCTAGCGCGACCTCAGCAGATGGTGCTGAAGTGGCCCGCCCAGAATCCTGCCGCTCCATACTGGTGTGCACGGGGGTGTACAGCAgggaccaggaggagctgcccTCTGACCCCTCCCAGACCGTCACCGAGCAGCGCATCTTCCACGGTCACAGGGACTTCAGCTTTGACCCCAGTCTGACACAGCCGTCTTTTGTGGTGCAGGACGTGAAGGAGGCAGTGGAGCTGGTGTTCCAGGAGGAGGGTTGGCCTCTGGATTAG